Proteins encoded within one genomic window of Triticum aestivum cultivar Chinese Spring chromosome 2D, IWGSC CS RefSeq v2.1, whole genome shotgun sequence:
- the LOC123048485 gene encoding zingipain-2 — protein sequence MAPIHSKQTLLALALALAFVSVVAARGEALPAARHERWMAKYGRVYADAAEKLRRREVFAANARHIDAVNRAGNRTYTLGLNQFSDLTNEEFAETHLGYRHQPGGLAPAAAVNVSMAQLQSTLPDSVGWRARGAVTPVKYQGHCASCWAFAAVAATEGLVQIATGNLIPMLEQQVLDCTGGANSCKSGHVNAALTYITASGGLQTEAAYAYGAKQGACRSGGLGPNPAASVGVHRSVTLHGDEGALQALVASQPVAVAVEADADFHHYRSGVYVGSPSCGRNLHHAVTVVGYGADGGAGGQEYWVVKNQWGAGWGEGGYMRLTRGNGNNCGMATHAYYPTMDTS from the exons ATGGCGCCGATCCACAGCAAGCAAACGCTGCTGGCGCTGGCGCTGGCGCTCGCGTTTGTCAGCGtcgtggcggcgcgaggggaagcgCTGCCCGCCGCCCGGCACGAGCGGTGGATGGCCAAGTACGGGCGCGTGTACGCGGACGCCGCCGAGAAGCTGCGCCGGCGGGAGGTGTTCGCGGCCAACGCGCGCCACATCGACGCCGTCAACCGGGCGGGCAACCGGACGTACACGCTCGGGCTCAACCAGTTCTCCGACCTCACCAACGAGGAGTTCGCGGAGACGCACCTCGGGTACCGTCACCAGCCCGGCGGGCTCGCGCCGGCGGCCGCGGTGAACGTGTCCATGGCTCAGCTGCAGTCCACGCTCCCAGACAGCGTGGGCTGGAGGGCCCGGGGCGCCGTCACCCCAGTCAAGTACCAAGGTCACTGCG CGAGCTGCTGGGCgttcgcggcggtggcggcgacggaggGGCTGGTGCAGATCGCCACCGGCAACCTCATCCCCATGTTAGAGCAGCAGGTGCTGGACTGCACGGGCGGCGCCAACAGCTGCAAGAGTGGCCACGTCAACGCCGCCCTAACCTACATCACCGCCAGCGGCGGCCTGCAGACGGAGGCAGCCTACGCGTATGGCGCCAAGCAGGGCGCGTGCCGCAGCGGCGGCCTCGGCCCAAATCCGGCCGCCTCCGTCGGCGTCCACCGGTCTGTGACACTGCACGGCGACGAGGGCGCGTTGCAGGCGCTCGTGGCCAGCCAACCGGTGGCCGTGGCCGTGGAGGCCGACGCTGACTTCCACCACTACAGGAGCGGCGTGTACGTCGGCAGCCCGTCGTGCGGGCGGAACCTGCACCACGCCGTCACGGTGGTGGGCTACGGGgcggacggcggcgccggcgggcaggAGTACTGGGTGGTGAAGAACCAGTGGGGGGCTGGGTGGGGCGAGGGGGGCTACATGCGCCTCACGCGCGGGAACGGCAACAACTGCGGCATGGCCACCCACGCCTACTACCCCACCATGGACACCTCTTGA